A genomic window from Streptomyces sp. MST-110588 includes:
- a CDS encoding dipeptidase gives MSTTSDSAVRAYLDEHRAAFLDDLAEWLRIPSVSADPGRAADVRRSAEWLAGKLSATGFPTTEIWETPGAPAVFAEWPSGDPDAPTVLVYGHHDVQPAAREDGWHTDPFEPETIDGRLYARGAADDKGQVFFHTLGVRAHLAATGRSAPAVNLKLLIEGEEESGSPHFPALIAERAERLACDAVIVSDTGMWSKDTPTVCTGMRGLMDCQIDLYGPDQDIHSGSFGGAVPNPATEAARLAAALHDEDRRVAVPGFYDGVVELTDRERALFAELPFDESRWLRTAHSHAALGEAGHTTLERIWARPTAEVNGIGGGYQGPGGKTIVPSAAQLKLSFRLVAGQDADTLRKAVQEWVAARLPDGIRHEITFWGATRPCLTPLDHPALQSVVRAMGRAFGKKILFTREGGSGPAADLQDVLGAPVLFLGISIPSDGWHAPNEKVELDLLMKGVETAAYLWGDLADNWRSA, from the coding sequence ATGAGCACCACCTCGGACAGCGCCGTCCGCGCGTACCTCGACGAACACCGCGCCGCCTTCCTCGACGACCTCGCCGAGTGGCTGCGCATCCCCTCCGTGTCGGCCGACCCCGGCCGCGCCGCGGACGTGCGCCGCAGCGCGGAATGGCTGGCCGGCAAGCTCTCCGCGACCGGCTTCCCGACCACCGAGATCTGGGAGACGCCGGGCGCCCCGGCGGTCTTCGCCGAGTGGCCCTCCGGCGATCCCGATGCGCCCACGGTCCTGGTCTACGGCCACCACGACGTGCAGCCCGCCGCCCGGGAGGACGGCTGGCACACCGACCCCTTCGAGCCGGAAACCATCGACGGGCGGCTGTACGCCCGGGGCGCCGCGGACGACAAGGGACAGGTCTTCTTCCACACCCTCGGGGTCCGCGCCCACCTGGCCGCGACCGGCCGCAGCGCCCCCGCCGTGAACCTCAAGCTCCTCATCGAGGGCGAGGAGGAGTCCGGCTCCCCCCACTTCCCGGCGCTGATCGCCGAGCGTGCCGAACGGCTCGCCTGTGACGCGGTGATCGTCTCCGACACCGGCATGTGGTCCAAGGACACCCCGACCGTCTGCACCGGCATGCGCGGCCTCATGGACTGCCAGATCGACCTGTACGGGCCGGACCAGGACATCCACTCCGGGTCCTTCGGCGGAGCGGTCCCCAACCCCGCCACCGAGGCCGCCCGCCTGGCCGCCGCCCTGCACGACGAAGACCGCCGGGTGGCGGTTCCCGGCTTCTACGACGGTGTCGTGGAGCTGACCGACCGCGAGCGGGCCCTCTTCGCCGAGCTGCCCTTCGACGAGTCCCGGTGGCTGCGCACCGCCCACTCCCACGCCGCGCTGGGCGAGGCGGGCCACACCACCCTGGAGCGCATCTGGGCCCGGCCCACCGCCGAGGTCAACGGCATCGGCGGCGGCTACCAGGGCCCCGGCGGCAAGACGATCGTGCCGTCGGCCGCACAGCTCAAGCTGTCCTTCCGCCTGGTGGCGGGCCAGGACGCGGACACCCTCCGCAAGGCCGTACAGGAGTGGGTCGCCGCCCGCCTCCCCGACGGCATCCGCCACGAGATCACCTTCTGGGGCGCCACCCGCCCCTGCCTGACGCCGCTGGACCACCCCGCGCTCCAGTCGGTCGTACGGGCCATGGGCCGGGCCTTCGGCAAGAAGATCCTCTTCACCCGCGAGGGCGGCTCGGGCCCGGCCGCCGACCTCCAGGACGTCCTTGGCGCACCGGTCCTCTTCCTCGGCATATCCATCCCCTCCGACGGCTGGCACGCGCCGAACGAGAAGGTGGAGCTGGACCTGCTGATGAAGGGCGTCGAGACCGCCGCGTATCTGTGGGGCGACCTGGCGGACAACTGGCGCAGCGCTTGA
- a CDS encoding WhiB family transcriptional regulator, translating to MQLQTHTPSVATDLIPPPDHQENSLLPLTELDDEIDRLGAAVPCRTYDPEVFFAESPADVEYAKSLCQTCPVREACLAGAKDRREPWGVWGGELFVQGVVVARKRPRGRPRKNPVSA from the coding sequence GTGCAACTCCAGACGCACACCCCGTCCGTCGCCACCGACCTGATTCCCCCGCCCGACCACCAGGAGAACTCCTTGCTGCCCCTCACCGAGCTCGACGACGAGATCGACCGCCTCGGCGCCGCTGTTCCGTGCCGTACGTACGACCCCGAGGTCTTCTTCGCCGAGTCCCCGGCCGACGTCGAGTACGCCAAGTCGCTCTGCCAGACCTGCCCCGTCCGTGAGGCCTGCCTCGCCGGCGCCAAGGACCGCCGCGAGCCGTGGGGCGTCTGGGGCGGCGAGCTCTTCGTCCAGGGCGTCGTCGTGGCCCGCAAGCGTCCGCGTGGCCGTCCGCGCAAGAACCCGGTCTCGGCATGA
- a CDS encoding mycoredoxin, whose translation MAGTVTMYSTTWCGYCRRLKGQMDREGIAYTEINIEQDPESAAFVEKANGGNQTVPTVLFPDGSTLTNPSLAQVKQALGV comes from the coding sequence ATGGCGGGTACGGTGACGATGTACAGCACGACCTGGTGCGGCTACTGCCGACGGCTCAAGGGCCAGATGGACCGCGAGGGCATCGCCTACACCGAGATCAACATCGAGCAGGACCCGGAGTCGGCGGCCTTCGTGGAAAAGGCGAACGGCGGCAACCAGACCGTACCCACCGTCCTGTTCCCGGACGGTTCGACGCTGACCAACCCGTCATTGGCCCAGGTCAAGCAGGCGCTCGGGGTCTGA
- a CDS encoding AarF/ABC1/UbiB kinase family protein has translation MSDLPRKAVTRTAKLAALPLGFAGRATWGLGKRIGGRSAEIVGRELQQRTAEQLFKVLGELKGGAMKFGQAMSVFESALPEEIAGPYRAALTKLQEAAPPMPTSTVHAVLEERLGAKWRELFEEFQDKPAAAASIGQVHRAVWHDGREVAVKVQYPGAGAALLSDLAQLGRFARLLGPLIPGMDIKPLIAELRDRVSEELDYGLEAEAQRAHAEEFADDPDVLVPAVVHQGDQVLVTEWLEGVPLSEVIADGTQEERDRAGQLLARFLFSGTARTGLLHADPHPGNFRLLTGDAPDGPPEKWRLGVLDFGTVDRLPEGLPSTIGMSLRMTLDGEAERVYELLCEEGFVKESIELDPDAVLDYLLPIIEPARAEEFTFTRSWMRAQATRVADLRSPAHQLGKQLNLPPSYLLIHRVTLSTIGVLCQLGATVRLRDELEAWVPGFTNPHTTPTTAEPAENTPA, from the coding sequence ATGTCTGATCTTCCCCGCAAGGCGGTCACCCGCACCGCCAAGCTGGCCGCGCTGCCACTGGGGTTCGCCGGCCGCGCTACTTGGGGGCTCGGGAAACGGATCGGTGGGAGGTCCGCGGAGATCGTCGGGCGGGAGCTGCAGCAACGCACCGCCGAACAGCTCTTCAAGGTGCTCGGAGAGCTGAAGGGCGGCGCGATGAAGTTCGGGCAGGCGATGTCCGTCTTCGAGTCGGCACTGCCCGAGGAGATCGCCGGTCCCTACCGCGCCGCGCTGACGAAACTGCAGGAAGCGGCGCCGCCCATGCCGACCAGCACGGTGCACGCGGTCCTGGAGGAGCGGCTCGGCGCGAAGTGGCGGGAACTGTTCGAAGAATTCCAGGACAAGCCCGCGGCGGCGGCCTCGATCGGTCAGGTGCACCGCGCGGTGTGGCACGACGGCCGTGAGGTGGCCGTCAAGGTCCAGTACCCCGGGGCGGGCGCGGCCCTGCTGTCGGACCTGGCCCAACTGGGCCGGTTCGCCCGGCTGCTGGGGCCGCTGATCCCCGGTATGGACATCAAGCCCCTGATCGCCGAACTGCGGGACCGCGTCTCGGAGGAACTGGACTACGGCCTGGAGGCCGAGGCCCAGCGGGCACACGCCGAGGAGTTCGCCGACGATCCGGACGTACTGGTTCCGGCGGTGGTCCATCAGGGCGACCAGGTGCTGGTGACGGAGTGGCTGGAGGGCGTGCCGCTGTCCGAGGTGATCGCCGACGGCACCCAGGAGGAACGGGACCGGGCCGGCCAGTTGCTGGCACGCTTCCTCTTCTCCGGCACCGCCCGCACCGGCCTGCTGCACGCCGACCCGCACCCGGGCAACTTCCGGCTGCTGACCGGCGACGCCCCGGACGGCCCGCCGGAGAAATGGCGGCTGGGCGTCCTGGACTTCGGCACGGTCGACCGCCTGCCCGAAGGACTGCCGTCAACGATCGGCATGTCCCTGCGGATGACCCTGGACGGCGAGGCGGAGCGGGTCTACGAGCTGCTGTGCGAGGAAGGCTTCGTCAAGGAGTCGATCGAGCTGGACCCCGACGCCGTACTGGACTATCTGCTGCCGATCATAGAACCGGCCCGGGCCGAGGAGTTCACCTTCACCCGGTCCTGGATGCGCGCCCAGGCCACCCGCGTCGCCGACCTCCGCTCCCCCGCCCACCAACTGGGCAAACAGCTCAATCTGCCACCGTCCTACCTCCTGATACACCGGGTGACGCTGAGCACCATCGGCGTCCTGTGCCAGCTCGGCGCGACCGTACGCCTCCGCGACGAACTGGAAGCCTGGGTCCCCGGTTTCACCAATCCCCACACCACCCCCACCACCGCCGAACCAGCCGAAAACACCCCCGCCTGA